From Draconibacterium halophilum, one genomic window encodes:
- a CDS encoding gamma carbonic anhydrase family protein — protein sequence MAIIKELNDKKPKIGKDCFLAETATLIGDVEIGDNCSIWYSAVLRGDVHYIKIGNNTNVQDNATIHATYQKSPTHIGNNVTIAHGAIVHGCTLKDNVMIGMNAVILDNAIVESNSIVAAGSVVTKGTRVESGSVYAGVPARKVKDISPELLHGEVERIANAYHMYSSWYK from the coding sequence ATGGCAATAATAAAAGAGCTAAACGATAAGAAACCAAAAATAGGAAAAGACTGTTTTTTGGCTGAAACTGCAACACTAATCGGCGATGTGGAAATTGGTGATAACTGCAGCATTTGGTATAGTGCTGTTCTTCGCGGCGATGTGCATTATATTAAAATTGGTAATAATACGAATGTGCAGGACAATGCCACCATTCATGCTACTTACCAAAAAAGCCCCACTCATATTGGCAATAACGTTACCATTGCACACGGAGCTATCGTTCATGGTTGTACATTAAAAGATAATGTAATGATTGGTATGAACGCCGTAATTCTCGACAACGCAATTGTTGAAAGCAACTCGATTGTTGCAGCAGGCTCGGTAGTTACAAAAGGTACACGTGTTGAATCGGGCAGTGTTTACGCAGGCGTCCCGGCACGGAAGGTAAAGGATATAAGTCCCGAATTGCTGCACGGCGAAGTGGAACGAATTGCAAATGCCTACCACATGTATTCAAGCTGGTATAAGTAA
- a CDS encoding nucleotidyltransferase family protein: MKPTLLILAAGMGSRFGGLKQIEPVGPNGEAIIDYTIFDAIRAGFGKVVFVIRESFADAFKEKFDAKLRDKIDVEYVFQELDNLPEGFTLPEGREKPWGTAHAILVAKNVINEPFCAINADDFYGDGAYQIMADFLNNSVQEQTYSMIGYQLKNTLSEHGSVSRGMCTVNENDNLVKIVETHNIFKKENAAVTIAEDGSETPLTGNERVSMNFWGFHPSIFEALERKFVKFLETEIDKPKSEMYIPSVVFEMIGDNDVEVKVLEANSPWFGVTYQEDKPIVVNKIKTLINEGVYPEKLWK, translated from the coding sequence ATGAAACCAACCTTACTCATATTGGCTGCCGGAATGGGAAGTCGTTTTGGAGGATTGAAACAAATTGAACCTGTTGGCCCAAACGGAGAAGCAATTATTGACTACACCATATTCGACGCTATTCGTGCCGGTTTTGGCAAAGTAGTTTTTGTTATTCGCGAAAGTTTTGCCGATGCTTTTAAGGAAAAGTTTGATGCTAAATTAAGGGACAAAATTGATGTGGAATACGTTTTCCAGGAACTGGATAACTTGCCCGAAGGATTTACATTGCCCGAAGGGCGCGAAAAACCATGGGGAACAGCACATGCAATTCTGGTTGCCAAAAATGTAATTAACGAGCCGTTTTGCGCCATCAACGCCGACGACTTCTACGGAGATGGAGCCTACCAGATTATGGCCGACTTCCTGAACAACTCGGTGCAGGAACAAACTTACTCAATGATCGGCTACCAACTTAAAAACACGCTGTCGGAACACGGATCGGTCTCGCGGGGTATGTGCACGGTGAATGAAAACGACAACCTGGTAAAGATTGTTGAAACACACAACATTTTCAAAAAAGAAAATGCTGCCGTAACCATCGCGGAAGATGGTTCGGAAACTCCTTTAACAGGAAACGAAAGAGTATCGATGAATTTCTGGGGTTTTCATCCATCTATTTTCGAAGCGCTGGAAAGAAAATTCGTAAAGTTTCTCGAAACCGAAATCGATAAACCAAAATCGGAAATGTACATCCCGTCGGTGGTTTTTGAAATGATTGGGGACAACGATGTGGAAGTGAAAGTGTTGGAAGCCAATTCGCCGTGGTTTGGCGTAACCTACCAGGAGGATAAACCGATTGTGGTAAATAAAATTAAAACACTTATTAACGAAGGCGTATATCCCGAAAAACTCTGGAAATAA
- a CDS encoding phosphotransferase enzyme family protein, with protein MTDLKNIAQNFQLDAEIENVKPLGEGFINDTFIIESKDGGPKYILQRKNKNIFSPIPSMMENIQKVCTHIKKKVVDAGGDPMREAMTIIPTKDEKLYFLDHEDEYWAVCLFIKDTIAYEAAETPELAYAGGKGIGKFQSLVADLQEPLVNILPGFHDIRYRFKQWEEVLEKDTAGRKEKVSEEISWIESRKDEMLNFWELVENGTIPTRISHNDTKINNILFDKNGDVLCVIDLDTVLSSTVLNDFGDAMRFYTNTGKEDDENLDNVSMDMAIFKAFAKGYLEETASFLSAKEIEYLAFSARYITYEQVLRFLMDYIDGDNYYKTKSPDHNLIRTRAQYRLLQSMEDQFETMDDFVKSYVAELKN; from the coding sequence ATGACTGATTTAAAAAACATTGCACAAAACTTTCAACTTGATGCTGAAATTGAAAATGTAAAACCACTGGGCGAGGGTTTTATCAACGATACTTTTATTATTGAATCGAAAGACGGCGGGCCAAAATATATTCTACAGCGTAAGAACAAAAACATCTTCTCGCCTATTCCATCCATGATGGAGAACATTCAAAAAGTTTGTACACACATTAAAAAGAAAGTTGTTGACGCCGGGGGTGATCCAATGCGCGAAGCAATGACCATCATTCCCACAAAAGACGAAAAGCTTTATTTTCTTGATCACGAGGATGAATACTGGGCAGTTTGTCTGTTTATAAAAGACACCATTGCATACGAAGCAGCAGAAACCCCGGAACTGGCTTATGCCGGCGGAAAAGGAATTGGGAAGTTCCAATCGCTGGTAGCCGATTTGCAAGAACCTCTTGTTAATATTCTACCCGGTTTTCATGATATCCGCTATCGTTTTAAACAATGGGAAGAGGTGCTGGAGAAAGATACAGCGGGCAGGAAAGAAAAGGTGAGCGAAGAAATTTCATGGATAGAAAGCAGAAAAGATGAAATGCTTAATTTCTGGGAGTTAGTGGAAAATGGTACAATTCCAACACGTATCAGCCATAACGACACAAAAATAAACAACATTCTTTTTGATAAAAATGGGGATGTGCTTTGCGTTATCGATTTAGATACCGTACTCAGCAGCACCGTTTTAAACGACTTTGGCGATGCGATGCGCTTTTATACCAACACCGGCAAAGAAGACGATGAGAACCTCGACAATGTTTCGATGGACATGGCAATTTTTAAAGCTTTTGCTAAAGGATACCTGGAAGAAACAGCATCGTTCCTAAGCGCCAAAGAAATCGAATACCTGGCTTTTTCGGCACGTTATATTACCTACGAACAAGTACTGCGATTCCTAATGGATTATATTGACGGAGATAATTATTACAAAACAAAATCACCCGATCATAATTTGATTCGCACACGTGCACAATACAGATTATTGCAAAGTATGGAGGATCAGTTTGAAACGATGGATGATTTTGTAAAATCGTATGTTGCTGAACTCAAGAATTAG
- the murI gene encoding glutamate racemase has product MKSSPIGVFDSGYGGLTVLKELIKWMPEYDFLYLGDNARTPYGTRSFDVVYDYTLQAVKYLFAQGCPLVILACNTASAKALRNIQMLDLPHLAPENRVLGVIRPSVEKVSEITKNGHVGVLGTVGTVVSESYPIELKKWSEGRVRSTIQEACPMWVPLVENNEIENSGADYFVQKNIESVFQKDKSIDTLILGCTHYPLLIDVIKKYVPENINILTQGAIVAEKLVDYLKRHPEMEKRLSKGVSLEYQTTESAATFESKAALFMGSEVKAKTVHL; this is encoded by the coding sequence AATACGACTTTTTATACCTTGGCGACAATGCCCGTACACCATACGGAACCCGTTCGTTTGATGTGGTTTACGATTACACTTTGCAGGCGGTAAAGTACTTGTTTGCACAGGGATGCCCGCTGGTAATTCTTGCCTGTAACACGGCTTCGGCAAAGGCTTTGCGCAATATTCAAATGTTGGATTTGCCGCATCTGGCTCCCGAAAACCGTGTACTTGGAGTGATTCGACCAAGTGTTGAGAAAGTCTCAGAAATAACAAAGAACGGACATGTTGGCGTATTGGGAACTGTTGGAACAGTTGTATCAGAATCGTATCCGATTGAGTTGAAAAAATGGTCGGAAGGAAGAGTAAGGTCAACAATTCAGGAAGCTTGCCCGATGTGGGTGCCTTTGGTTGAAAATAATGAAATTGAAAATTCAGGTGCCGATTATTTCGTGCAGAAAAACATTGAATCTGTTTTTCAGAAAGATAAATCAATAGATACACTTATATTGGGTTGTACGCATTATCCTCTGCTCATTGATGTGATTAAAAAATATGTACCTGAGAATATAAATATATTAACTCAGGGAGCAATTGTTGCTGAAAAACTGGTTGATTACCTTAAGCGTCATCCTGAAATGGAAAAACGGCTCAGTAAAGGCGTAAGTCTGGAATATCAAACCACAGAATCGGCCGCAACTTTTGAAAGCAAAGCAGCTTTATTTATGGGGAGTGAAGTAAAAGCTAAAACAGTACACCTTTAG